One Setaria italica strain Yugu1 chromosome II, Setaria_italica_v2.0, whole genome shotgun sequence DNA segment encodes these proteins:
- the LOC101763989 gene encoding chloroplast envelope quinone oxidoreductase homolog gives MAAPKKTMRAFQYDKYGGGAEGLKHVEVPVPSPKKGEVLLKLEAASINPIDWKIQKGMVRPFLPRKFPFIPVGDISGEVVELGTGVTNFKTGDKVISISFPTGGGLAEYAVAPASLTVARPPEVSAAEGASLPTAASTALQQLKALRVTSFDGSGGGNNNAPKNVLVTAASGGVGHYAVQLAKLAGLHVTATCGARNLGFVRGLGADEVLDYKTPEGARLQSPSGVKYDAVAHCATGTPWSAFAPVLADSATVADVTPGIAATARSFLQKVTLAKQRLVPMILIPKKEEMEWLADMTRQGKLKTVIDSRYPLSRAREAWAKSIEGHATGKIVVEMGDEE, from the exons ATGGCTGCTCCGAAGAAGACGATGAGAGCCTTTCAGTACGACAAGTATGGCGGAGGGGCAGAAGGCCTCAAG CATGTGGAGGTGCCTGTCCCGTCGCCGAAGAAGGGGGAGGTGCTGCTCAAGCTGGAGGCGGCCAGCATCAACCCCATCGACTGGAAAATTCAGAAGGGCATGGTCCGGCCCTTCCTTCCCAGGAAATTCCCCTTCATACCAG TTGGAGACATTTCCGGTGAAGTCGTCGAGCTGGGCACCGGTGTGACCAACTTCAAAACAGGCGACAAGGTCATCTCCATCAGCTTCCCG ACTGGCGGCGGGCTTGCGGAGtacgcggtggcgccggcgtcgCTTACGGTGGCACGGCCGCCTGAGGTGTCCGCGGCCGAAGGCGCCTCTCTGCCGACGGCCGCGTCGACCGCGCTCCAGCAGCTGAAGGCCTTGCGGGTCACCAGCTTcgacggctccggcggcggcaacaaCAACGCCCCCAAGAACGTCCTGGTCACCGCGGCCTCCGGCGGCGTCGGCCACTACGCCGTGCAGCTGGCCAAACTGGCGGGGCTCCACGTCACGGCCACCTGCGGCGCGCGCAACCTGGGCTTCGTCAGGGGCCTTGGCGCCGACGAGGTGCTGGACTACAAGACCCCCGAGGGCGCCAGGCTGCAGAGCCCCTCCGGCGTGAAGTACGACGCGGTGGCGCACTGCGCGACGGGCACCCCGTGGTCGGCGTTCGCGCCGGTCCTGGCCGACAGTGCCACGGTCGCCGACGTGACGCCGGggatcgccgccaccgccaggtCGTTCCTGCAGAAGGTGACGCTCGCCAAGCAGAGGCTGGTGCCGATGATCCTGATACCCAAGAAGGAGGAGATGGAGTGGCTGGCGGACATGACGAGGCAGGGGAAGCTCAAGACGGTGATCGACTCCAGGTACCCCCTGAGCAGGGCGCGGGAGGCGTGGGCGAAGAGCATCGAAGGGCACGCCACCGGCAAGATCGTCGTGGAGATGGGAGACGAAGAGTGA
- the LOC101764402 gene encoding UDP-glucuronate 4-epimerase 6, translating to MPSSGITAVDAAAKGMKLERYASGGALMLRRATSAKIVSASSHLLFRATVLATLALVFLFTLHYPSLLFRSFHLSAGGGGPGGAHSASHRSLLMSSSSTSASYGGAAWEKEMRQSARPSRDGGISVLVTGAAGFVGTHCSLALKARGDGVVGLDNFNSYYDPSLKRARQALLASRGVAVVDADINDGLLLEKLFDVAAFTHVLHLAAQAGVRYAMEAPQTYVASNVAGLVSVFEVAAKHADPQPAIVWASSSSVYGLNTDAPFSEDHRTDRPASLYAATKKAGEAIAHTYNHIYGLSITGLRFFTVYGPWGRPDMAYFFFARSIVAGEPITLFRAADGSDARRDFTYIDDVVKGCLGALDTAGKSTGSKSGKKSGPAPLRVYNLGNTSPVPVTRMVAILEKLLGKKANKRIVTMPSNGDVPFTHANVSHAAHDFGYRPTTSLEAGLRHFVDWFVQYYKLDIKIAKGARSAADKPAKKKKAAAAMSAAS from the coding sequence ATGCCGTCGTCGGGGATCACCGCGGTGGACGCGGCGGCCAAGGGGATGAAGCTGGAGCGCtacgcgagcggcggcgcgctgaTGCTTCGGCGGGCCACCAGCGCCAAGATCGTGTCGGCGTCCTCGCACCTGCTCTTCCGCGCCACCGTGCTCGCTACGCTCGCGCTCGTCTTCCTCTTCACGCTGCACTACCCGTCCCTCCTCTTCCGCTCCTTCCACctctccgccggcggcggcggcccaggtGGCGCCCACTCTGCCTCGCACCGCAGCCTCCTCATGTCGTCCTCTTCGACGTCGGCGTCGTACGGGGGCGCCGCGTGGGAGAAGGAGATGCGGCAGAGCGCCAGGCCGAGCCGCGACGGCGGGATCTCCGTGCTGgtcaccggcgccgccgggttCGTGGGCACGCACTGCTCGCTCGCGCTCAAGgcccgcggcgacggcgtcgtcggCCTCGACAACTTCAACTCTTACTACGACCCGTCGCTGAAGCGCGCCCGGCAGGCGCTCCTGGCTAGCCGGGGCGTCGCGGTGGTCGACGCTGACATCAACGACGGCCTGCTGCTGGAGAAGCTCTTCGACGTGGCGGCGTTCACGCACGTGCTGCACCTGGCGGCGCAGGCCGGCGTGCGTTACGCCATGGAGGCGCCGCAGACCTACGTGGCGTCCAACGTGGCCGGGCTCGTCAGCGTCTTCGAGGTGGCGGCCAAGCACGCCGACCCGCAGCCGGCGATCGTCtgggcctcctcgtcgtcggtgTACGGGCTCAACACCGACGCGCCCTTCTCCGAGGACCACCGCACCGACCGCCCGGCGTCGCTGTACGCGGCCACCAAGAAGGCCGGCGAGGCCATCGCGCACACCTACAACCACATCTACGGCCTCTCCATCACCGGCCTCCGCTTCTTCACCGTCTACGGGCCGTGGGGCCGCCCCGACATGGCCTACTTCTTCTTCGCCCGCAgcatcgtcgccggcgagcccaTCACGCTCTTCCGCGCCGCCGATGGCTCCGACGCGCGCCGCGACTTcacctacatcgacgacgtcgtcaagGGCTGCCTCGGCGCTCTCGACACCGCCGGCAAGAGCACCGGCTCCAAGTCCGGCAAGAAGAGCGGGCCCGCGCCGCTCCGCGTCTACAATCTCGGCAACACCTCCCCCGTGCCCGTCACCCGGATGGTCGCCATCCTCGAGAAGCTCCTGGGTAAGAAGGCCAACAAGCGCATCGTCACCATGCCCAGCAACGGCGACGTGCCCTTCACCCACGCCAACGTCAGCCACGCCGCCCACGACTTCGGCTACCGCCCCACCACCTCCCTCGAGGCCGGCCTCCGGCACTTCGTCGACTGGTTCGTGCAGTACTACAAGCTCGACATCAAGATCGCCAAGGGCGCACGCAGCGCCGCCGACAAGcccgccaagaagaagaaggccgcggCGGCCATGTCGGCGGCGTCGTGA
- the LOC101763588 gene encoding quinone-oxidoreductase QR1, chloroplastic: protein MAARSGTMRAVQYDRYGGGAQGLKHAEVPIPSPNKGEVLIRMEATSINQVDWKFQKGVARPVMPRKFPFISGFDLAGEVVEVGAGVSDFKPGDKVIAINFPNGGGLAEYAVASASLTVPRPPEVSAAQGACLPIAAVTALRSLQRAGVSLDPDGTAAGRKNVLVTAASGGVGHFAVQLARLGGHRVTATCGARNLGLVVDQLGADEALDYGTPEGAGLRSPSGRKYDAVVHCAAAAGVPWSAFRRVLADAGTVVDITPGFAAGATAILQMVTFSKKRLVPLLVTPRKDEMELLVGMVKEGRLTAVIDSRYPLSRAQEGWARSMSGHATGKVVVEMGGEE from the exons ATGGCTGCGCGGTCTGGCACGATGCGCGCCGTGCAGTACGACAGATACGGCGGCGGAGCACAGGGCCTCAAG CACGCGGAGGTGCCGATCCCGTCGCCGAACAAGGGCGAGGTGCTCATCAGGATGGAGGCCACCAGCATCAACCAAGTCGACTGGAAGTTCCAGAAGGGCGTCGCCCGGCCCGTCATGCCCAGGAAGTTCCCCTTCATCTCAG GTTTCGATCTAGCCGGAGAAGTCGTGGAGGTGGGCGCTGGGGTCAGCGACTTCAAACCGGGGGACAAGGTCATAGCCATCAACTTCCCG AACGGCGGCGGGCTCGCCGAGTACGCCGTGGCGTCGGCCTCCCTGACGGTGCCAAGACCGCCGGAGGTGTCCGCGGCCCAAGGCGCCTGCCTCCCGATCGCCGCGGTCACCGCGCTCCGCTCCCTGCAGAGAGCCGGGGTCAGCCTGGACCCTGACGGCACCGCGGCCGGCCGCAAGAACGTGCTGGTCAccgcggcgtccggcggcgtcGGCCACTTCGCCGTGCAGCTGGCCAGGCTGGGCGGGCACCGCGTCACGGCCACGTGCGGCGCGCGCAACCTCGGCCTCGTCGTGGACCAGCTGGGCGCCGACGAGGCGCTGGACTACGGGACCCCCGAGGGCGCCGGGCTGCGGAGCCCCTCCGGGAGGAAGTACGACGCGGTGGTGcactgcgcggcggcggcgggggtgccgTGGTCCGCGTTCCGGCGGGTGCTCGCCGACGCGGGCACGGTCGTGGACATCACGCCCGGGTTcgcggccggcgccaccgcgatCCTCCAGATGGTGACCTTCTCGAAGAAGAGGCTGGTGCCGCTGTTGGTGACGCCCAGAAAGGATGAGATGGAGCTGCTGGTGGGCATGGTGAAGGAGGGGAGGCTCACGGCGGTGATCGACTCCAGGTATCCGTTGAGCAGGGCGCAGGAGGGCTGGGCCAGGAGCATGAGCGGGCACGCCACCGGCAAGGTCGTCGTGGAAATGGGAGGCGAGGAGTGA